In the Flavobacterium sp. J372 genome, one interval contains:
- a CDS encoding helicase-related protein, giving the protein MNPFFKSEGKEKKLYPLLFSRYSGHDFICVELNCDDNTLIPIIPNKEFVNKKKEDIDQKNPDIRDFKYGYIVLDEGEEFWNTDYRDLVPSEWLNKQGSDLLPYYKMLMPHEIYFNSDGNFSFEPKYPIKGYYMPAKLRIDPTAHIVYEDSRTNDLTKLARLGSEGRSTATSVISYAVVKSLAEQGETVEDQKLLSFTDNRQDASLQAGHFNDFYATIRLRAALCAAVEKSNKPLEIFEIAEALYRSLGLKEKQYAIYPSNDEDFPDERNIEALKEYLKYRIFQDLKRGWRYTLPNLEQVALLELDYKNLDKLAALDDRFQNISFMANMPKEKRKDILKNILDYFRTNFALDHKFFKDIANNEELMRDRLSLDSVWSLDYNERLDKPSEMVITMPSPKPKGKFFVSIGQRSSLGKYINRCLMEERFEKLKKEEYEITLQSILKLLCDTNFLTVEKDRKDTNISYYKLRVDQLLWIKGDEKTIPLDHTRFNFQEGLKGLEPNNYFQELYKTDFSHFKKELVAKEHTGQISSDQRIEREEAFRKGEISNMFCSPTMELGIDIANLNIVHMRNVPPNAANYAQRSGRAGRSGQTALVFTYCSTMSPHDVNYFRNATDMVAGTVQPPRIDLINEELIGSHLNAFLLMNLEISELKSSAADILDLSNENKIFVNQDIYARIEHLCTINKEYFINEFEKITLSIVSELVDTTWFTKQWIEIKIKNSQYILQMHLLVGLECFKMPVC; this is encoded by the coding sequence ATGAACCCTTTTTTTAAAAGTGAGGGCAAGGAAAAGAAATTATACCCCCTTCTTTTTTCTCGCTATTCAGGTCATGATTTTATCTGTGTAGAGTTGAATTGTGATGATAATACTTTAATTCCAATAATTCCAAATAAAGAATTTGTAAACAAAAAGAAGGAGGATATTGATCAGAAAAATCCAGATATCAGAGATTTTAAATACGGTTACATTGTCTTAGATGAAGGAGAAGAATTTTGGAACACTGATTATAGAGATTTAGTTCCTTCAGAATGGCTAAACAAGCAAGGGTCAGATCTGCTTCCATACTATAAAATGCTAATGCCTCACGAAATTTATTTCAATAGTGATGGTAACTTTTCATTTGAACCCAAGTATCCTATTAAAGGGTACTATATGCCCGCGAAATTACGTATTGATCCTACAGCCCATATCGTTTATGAAGACAGTAGAACTAATGACTTAACAAAATTAGCAAGATTAGGATCTGAAGGAAGAAGTACAGCTACATCCGTAATTTCTTATGCAGTTGTCAAAAGTTTGGCAGAACAAGGTGAAACCGTTGAGGATCAAAAACTATTAAGTTTTACTGATAATCGCCAAGATGCTTCGTTACAAGCAGGACACTTCAATGATTTTTACGCGACAATTAGATTGAGAGCTGCATTATGTGCTGCTGTGGAGAAGTCTAACAAACCTTTAGAAATATTTGAAATAGCTGAAGCTTTATACAGAAGTTTGGGGCTGAAAGAAAAACAGTATGCAATATATCCTTCAAATGATGAAGATTTCCCAGACGAAAGAAACATAGAAGCTTTAAAAGAATATCTAAAATATAGAATTTTTCAGGACTTAAAAAGAGGATGGCGATATACGTTGCCGAACTTAGAACAAGTTGCACTTTTAGAATTAGACTATAAAAATCTGGACAAATTAGCAGCCCTGGACGATCGTTTTCAAAATATAAGTTTTATGGCAAATATGCCAAAAGAGAAAAGAAAAGATATTTTGAAAAATATATTAGATTATTTCAGAACAAATTTTGCATTGGATCATAAATTCTTCAAAGACATTGCAAACAACGAAGAATTGATGAGAGACAGGTTGTCTTTAGATTCTGTATGGTCTTTAGACTATAACGAAAGATTAGATAAACCTTCTGAAATGGTTATAACGATGCCCTCTCCAAAACCTAAAGGGAAATTTTTTGTTTCTATCGGTCAACGTTCAAGTTTAGGCAAGTACATCAACAGATGTTTAATGGAAGAAAGATTTGAAAAATTAAAAAAAGAAGAATACGAAATAACCTTACAAAGTATATTAAAATTGCTATGTGATACTAATTTTTTGACAGTTGAAAAAGATAGGAAGGATACAAATATTTCATATTATAAGTTAAGGGTAGATCAATTGTTGTGGATTAAAGGGGATGAAAAAACTATTCCTTTAGATCATACAAGGTTCAATTTTCAAGAGGGTCTTAAAGGCTTAGAACCAAATAATTATTTTCAAGAGTTATACAAGACAGATTTTTCACATTTCAAAAAAGAATTAGTAGCAAAAGAACATACAGGTCAAATATCTTCCGATCAAAGAATTGAAAGGGAAGAAGCTTTTCGTAAAGGTGAAATATCGAACATGTTTTGTTCTCCTACAATGGAGTTAGGAATAGATATAGCCAATTTAAATATTGTGCACATGCGCAATGTGCCACCAAATGCAGCAAATTATGCACAAAGGAGTGGTCGTGCTGGTCGTAGCGGTCAAACAGCTTTAGTATTTACCTACTGCTCAACTATGTCTCCACATGATGTCAATTATTTCAGGAACGCAACGGACATGGTAGCTGGAACAGTTCAGCCGCCTCGTATAGATTTGATTAATGAAGAATTAATAGGTTCTCATCTCAATGCTTTTCTATTAATGAATTTAGAAATATCAGAATTGAAGAGTTCAGCCGCTGACATTTTAGACCTCTCAAATGAGAATAAAATATTCGTAAATCAAGACATTTATGCTAGGATTGAGCATTTATGTACAATAAATAAAGAATATTTTATTAATGAATTTGAAAAGATAACGCTGTCTATAGTTTCAGAACTTGTCGATACAACTTGGTTTACTAAACAATGGATTGAAATAAAAATAAAAAATTCCCAATACATTTTGCAAATGCATTTACTCGTTGGATTAGAATGTTTCAAAATGCCTGTTTGTTAA
- a CDS encoding ATP-dependent helicase encodes MFYLSRIEAIKIEGGFLVVYNRLTIERTEQDNKKRYTKDDYQKLNQFYESKVQQIHIVGEYAQRMITDYRNALQFVEDYFQLNYSVFLNKYFKGSRQNDIKRNITPAKFRQLFGELSPTQLKIINDNETQHIVVAAGPGSGKTKVLVHKLASLLLMEDVKHEQLLMLTFSRAAATEFKKRLLKLIGNAANFIEIKTFHSYCFDLLGKVGTLEKSANILNTTVDKIKNGDVEPSKITKTVLVIDEAQDMNAEEFALIKALMEQNEEMRVIAVGDDDQNIYEFRGANAKYLEQFIYDNKALKYELVENYRSKNNLVAFSNQFVQQIQHRLKVTPIIANQSDNGKIKVVRYQSNNLITPLVDDIATSDLSGTTCIITKTNEEAVKINGLLLKNGIQAKLIQSNEGFSLYNLAEVRFLLNKVNVGADVYTINDEVWDNAKRELTTVFRNSNKLEICLNIIKDFETTNPYKKYKSDLEVLIRESKLDDFYNHNGETIFVSTIHKAKGKEFDNVFLLLENFIPATDETKRQLYVAMTRAKVNLNIHLNGNYLNHLFAEKIEQINDPGHYSAPDKISVHATLKDVWLDYFNNKQYLISQLVSGDTLRINGDECLNGNGQSVLKFSKDFLKKIDEMKSRRYELKSVTVNFIVYWLKEGAAQEIKIILPELYFEKST; translated from the coding sequence TTGTTTTACCTGTCACGGATTGAAGCGATAAAGATAGAAGGTGGCTTTCTTGTGGTCTATAACCGCTTAACCATTGAACGTACCGAACAGGACAATAAAAAACGCTATACCAAAGACGATTATCAAAAGCTTAACCAGTTTTACGAAAGTAAGGTGCAGCAAATACATATTGTTGGAGAATATGCCCAACGTATGATTACCGATTACAGAAATGCGCTTCAGTTTGTAGAAGATTATTTCCAACTGAATTACAGTGTTTTCTTAAACAAGTATTTTAAGGGTAGCAGGCAAAATGATATTAAACGGAATATAACACCAGCTAAATTCAGGCAGTTGTTTGGTGAGCTATCGCCTACACAATTGAAAATTATCAACGATAACGAAACCCAGCATATAGTTGTGGCTGCCGGACCGGGAAGTGGAAAAACAAAAGTGCTAGTCCACAAACTGGCTTCCTTGTTGTTGATGGAAGATGTGAAGCACGAACAGTTACTAATGCTTACATTTTCGAGGGCTGCGGCTACCGAATTTAAAAAGCGCCTTTTAAAGCTGATTGGTAATGCAGCCAACTTCATTGAGATTAAAACATTCCATTCCTATTGTTTCGATTTGCTAGGGAAAGTTGGCACTTTAGAAAAATCAGCTAATATTTTAAATACTACAGTTGATAAGATTAAGAATGGTGATGTTGAACCCAGTAAAATTACTAAGACCGTTTTAGTAATTGACGAAGCCCAAGACATGAATGCAGAGGAGTTTGCTTTAATAAAAGCATTGATGGAGCAGAATGAAGAAATGCGTGTTATTGCAGTGGGAGACGATGACCAAAATATCTACGAATTTAGGGGTGCGAATGCTAAATATCTGGAGCAGTTTATTTATGATAACAAGGCACTAAAGTATGAGTTGGTTGAAAATTATCGAAGTAAAAACAATTTGGTAGCATTTTCAAATCAATTTGTACAGCAAATTCAGCACCGCCTTAAAGTAACACCAATCATTGCTAATCAATCTGATAATGGAAAAATAAAAGTAGTAAGGTATCAAAGCAATAATCTTATAACACCGCTTGTAGACGATATAGCTACTTCAGACCTTTCAGGAACTACTTGTATAATTACAAAAACGAATGAAGAAGCTGTAAAAATCAACGGGCTACTTTTGAAAAATGGGATTCAGGCGAAACTGATACAATCTAATGAAGGTTTTAGTTTATATAACCTTGCTGAAGTCCGATTTTTATTGAATAAGGTAAATGTAGGAGCTGATGTTTACACCATAAATGATGAAGTTTGGGATAATGCTAAACGGGAACTGACTACTGTATTTCGTAACAGCAATAAGTTAGAAATTTGCCTGAACATCATTAAAGATTTTGAAACCACAAATCCATATAAAAAGTATAAATCAGATTTAGAGGTCTTAATCCGGGAATCTAAACTTGATGATTTTTATAATCATAACGGCGAAACGATTTTTGTATCTACCATTCACAAAGCAAAGGGGAAAGAGTTTGACAATGTATTTCTTCTACTCGAAAATTTTATTCCGGCAACTGATGAAACCAAACGGCAATTGTATGTTGCAATGACCCGTGCGAAAGTCAATTTAAATATTCACTTAAATGGAAATTATCTTAATCATTTGTTTGCAGAAAAAATTGAACAGATAAACGACCCTGGACATTACTCTGCGCCGGATAAAATTTCTGTACATGCCACATTAAAAGATGTATGGCTGGATTATTTTAACAATAAACAGTACTTGATTTCTCAACTGGTAAGTGGCGATACGTTACGGATTAACGGAGATGAATGCCTGAATGGAAATGGGCAGTCTGTTTTGAAATTTTCAAAGGATTTTCTCAAAAAAATTGATGAAATGAAATCAAGACGTTATGAATTAAAAAGCGTGACAGTGAATTTCATTGTGTACTGGCTTAAAGAAGGAGCAGCTCAGGAAATTAAAATAATTCTGCCCGAGCTATATTTTGAAAAAAGTACTTAA
- a CDS encoding MmcQ/YjbR family DNA-binding protein has product MDINQIQQICNALPHVESEIKWKSDLVFMIARKMFCVIDLEALPTSIAFKVHADDYDESAPAKTSSLPPTSPKINGSRLLILKD; this is encoded by the coding sequence ATGGACATCAATCAGATTCAGCAGATTTGCAACGCCCTGCCACATGTGGAAAGCGAAATTAAATGGAAGAGTGACTTGGTCTTTATGATTGCGCGCAAAATGTTCTGTGTGATTGACCTTGAAGCCCTGCCGACATCTATCGCGTTTAAGGTCCACGCTGACGACTATGACGAATCAGCACCCGCGAAAACTTCAAGCCTGCCCCCTACTTCGCCAAAAATAAATGGGTCACGGTTATTGATATTGAAAGACTAA
- a CDS encoding nucleotidyl transferase AbiEii/AbiGii toxin family protein, giving the protein MPKKYLHEHPDFVSLLEIIEKETGIQIQLIEKDYWIMHVLYGLQKQGLNFELKGGTSLSKAYKIIDRFSEDMIYTSNRLRI; this is encoded by the coding sequence ATGCCTAAGAAGTATCTTCATGAACATCCGGATTTTGTAAGCCTACTGGAAATTATAGAAAAAGAAACAGGAATTCAGATTCAGCTAATCGAAAAAGATTACTGGATCATGCACGTGCTTTATGGGTTGCAAAAGCAAGGTTTAAATTTTGAATTAAAAGGAGGTACATCATTATCAAAAGCATATAAAATAATAGACAGGTTTTCGGAGGACATGATATACACATCAAACCGCCTGCGGATTTAG
- a CDS encoding DEAD/DEAH box helicase, with protein sequence MSNKYTAGNLVRFRNRDWMVLPSNDDQIVLVKPLGGSDEETTGIFLPLAKDFEKIEKATFKDPTPNQIGNFETAKLLYNASRLSLRNAAGPFRSMGKLSFRPRSYQVVPLVMALKQDITRLLIADDVGIGKTIEALMIIKELMERGEIKRFAVISPPHLCEQWQQELKDKLDIDAEIIRSSTASRLDRMVPDDRSVFHHLPYQVISVDYIKTDKRRGIFLNDCPELVIVDEAHTCTLPKGSSSKNQQQRYNLVHDVASNVNRHLVLLTATPHSGKDEEFLSLLGLIKPSFKELNFEKLEQSDRKNIAKHFIQRKRENIRRWLNEDTLFPERDSKEIAFTLSESTKSFYNDLVSFARGISEVETDSENTKLLRSWAAIALIKGAMSSPVMAKEMLEKDMLKLFPKRKIRKLVPKP encoded by the coding sequence ATGAGTAACAAATATACAGCAGGTAATTTAGTACGTTTTAGAAATCGAGACTGGATGGTTTTGCCTTCAAATGATGATCAAATAGTTTTAGTAAAACCTCTAGGCGGTTCTGATGAAGAAACTACAGGTATTTTTTTACCATTAGCAAAAGATTTTGAAAAAATTGAAAAAGCAACTTTCAAGGACCCAACCCCCAACCAAATAGGAAACTTTGAAACAGCTAAGCTCCTCTATAATGCATCTCGGCTCTCTTTACGCAATGCTGCCGGACCTTTCCGTAGTATGGGAAAACTATCCTTCCGCCCTAGATCTTATCAGGTTGTACCATTAGTAATGGCATTAAAACAAGACATTACAAGGCTTTTGATAGCAGATGATGTGGGTATTGGTAAAACGATCGAGGCCTTAATGATCATAAAAGAGTTGATGGAAAGGGGTGAAATTAAAAGATTTGCCGTTATATCACCTCCACATCTATGTGAACAATGGCAACAGGAGTTAAAAGATAAGTTAGATATTGATGCCGAAATTATTCGTTCCAGTACAGCTTCACGTTTAGATCGAATGGTACCAGATGACCGTTCAGTTTTTCATCATCTTCCTTATCAAGTAATATCGGTAGATTATATTAAAACTGATAAACGTAGAGGTATTTTCTTGAATGATTGTCCAGAGTTGGTAATTGTTGATGAAGCGCACACCTGCACTTTGCCAAAAGGTTCTTCTTCAAAGAATCAACAGCAACGTTATAATCTTGTACATGATGTGGCATCAAATGTAAACCGTCATTTAGTATTGCTAACAGCAACTCCGCACAGTGGTAAAGACGAGGAATTTTTATCCCTATTAGGATTAATAAAACCAAGTTTCAAAGAATTAAATTTCGAAAAATTAGAACAGTCAGATCGTAAAAATATAGCAAAACATTTTATTCAACGTAAAAGAGAAAATATTCGCCGTTGGTTAAATGAAGATACTCTGTTTCCTGAAAGAGATTCTAAGGAAATAGCGTTTACGTTGTCTGAAAGCACAAAATCATTTTATAATGATCTAGTCTCATTTGCTAGAGGCATTTCTGAGGTAGAAACGGACAGCGAAAACACCAAGCTTCTTCGTTCATGGGCCGCTATTGCTTTAATTAAAGGCGCTATGTCAAGTCCTGTAATGGCTAAGGAAATGTTAGAAAAAGACATGCTAAAATTATTTCCGAAGAGGAAAATCAGGAAATTGGTACCGAAGCCATAG
- a CDS encoding DEAD/DEAH box helicase, with the protein MFNDLFNQGYNKKKGVKAILVYPMNALINSQYEEIKKYAENYGADFPITFAQYTGQESGDLREKIKTNQPDIILTNYMMLELIMTRQSENWLRNSIKENLKYVVYDELHTYRGRQGADVSIFKS; encoded by the coding sequence ATTTTTAATGACCTATTTAATCAAGGGTACAATAAAAAGAAAGGTGTTAAAGCTATTTTGGTATATCCAATGAATGCTTTGATTAATTCGCAGTACGAAGAAATTAAAAAATACGCTGAAAATTATGGCGCTGATTTCCCTATAACTTTTGCCCAATATACTGGTCAAGAAAGTGGAGATTTACGAGAGAAAATAAAAACGAATCAACCAGATATAATTTTAACTAATTATATGATGTTGGAATTAATAATGACACGTCAGTCAGAAAATTGGTTAAGAAATTCGATTAAAGAAAATCTTAAATATGTTGTTTATGATGAGTTACATACCTATCGAGGACGTCAAGGTGCTGATGTTAGTATTTTTAAATCGTAG
- a CDS encoding alanine dehydrogenase, with protein MSLTPFTKQQLLPQEEKLEVGRQRSDLFIGIPKETSYQERRICLTPDAVNSLTSHGHRVMIEAGAGLTSSYCDKDYSDAGAEITHDTKKVLGCPMILKVEPPTLEEIGMMNPETIVISAIQLKTQKKEYFEALAAKKITALAFEFIKDEDGSYPAVKSLSEIAGTASVLIAAELMINQKIGKGLLLGNITGVPPTEVVIIGAGTVAEFAAKTALGLGASVKVFDNSITKLRRLQNNLNQRIFTSTIQEKSLLKALMRCDVAIGAMRGKNRTPIIVSETMVEHMKRGSVIIDVCIDTGGCFETSEVTTHEKPTFVKNNVIHYCVPNIPSRYSKTASISISNIISPFLLQIAEDGGIESAIRCNPGLKHGIYNYHGLLTNRSIADWFGLKYADINLIVF; from the coding sequence ATGTCGCTTACACCATTTACAAAACAACAATTGCTGCCACAGGAAGAGAAACTTGAAGTGGGCAGGCAGCGCAGTGACCTGTTTATTGGCATACCCAAAGAAACATCATACCAGGAACGCCGCATTTGCCTCACTCCAGATGCTGTAAATTCACTTACATCACACGGACACAGGGTGATGATTGAAGCAGGTGCAGGCCTTACATCAAGCTACTGTGATAAAGATTACAGCGACGCCGGTGCAGAAATTACACACGATACAAAAAAAGTACTGGGCTGCCCTATGATATTAAAGGTTGAACCGCCTACGTTGGAAGAGATTGGGATGATGAACCCGGAAACAATTGTCATATCCGCTATACAATTAAAAACACAGAAAAAAGAGTATTTTGAGGCCCTTGCAGCAAAGAAAATCACCGCCCTGGCCTTCGAGTTTATAAAAGACGAAGACGGCTCCTACCCCGCCGTAAAATCACTTAGCGAGATTGCAGGTACGGCCTCTGTACTCATTGCTGCCGAGCTTATGATCAACCAGAAAATAGGTAAAGGCCTGTTGTTGGGTAATATTACGGGGGTACCACCTACCGAAGTCGTGATTATCGGCGCAGGTACTGTTGCTGAATTTGCCGCAAAGACTGCATTAGGTCTTGGCGCCAGCGTCAAGGTGTTTGATAACAGCATTACGAAACTGCGCCGCCTGCAGAATAACCTTAACCAACGTATATTTACTTCAACCATCCAGGAAAAATCATTACTTAAAGCCCTTATGCGTTGTGATGTGGCCATTGGCGCCATGCGCGGCAAAAACCGTACGCCGATAATAGTAAGCGAAACGATGGTGGAACACATGAAACGCGGGTCGGTCATCATAGATGTTTGCATTGATACCGGTGGCTGTTTTGAAACCAGCGAGGTTACAACCCACGAAAAGCCGACATTTGTAAAAAATAACGTCATACACTACTGTGTTCCTAATATTCCGTCACGTTACAGTAAAACAGCGTCTATTTCTATCAGCAATATTATTAGTCCGTTTTTATTGCAAATTGCAGAAGACGGCGGCATAGAAAGTGCCATACGCTGCAACCCGGGATTAAAGCATGGCATTTACAATTACCACGGGCTGCTTACCAATCGCTCGATTGCCGACTGGTTTGGATTAAAGTATGCTGATATTAACCTGATTGTGTTTTAA
- a CDS encoding RecQ family ATP-dependent DNA helicase: MSAENSKGLTVVISPLQSLMKDQVDNLEKIGITEAVTINGLLDPIERAKSFERIENGSASILYISPESLRSKTIEKLILGRKVARFVIDEAHCFSSWGQDFRVDYLYIGDFIKLIQEKKNLDDGIPVSCFTATAKQKVIEDIRDYFSEKLSLDLEVFTSKASRTNLQYKVFEKQNEEEKYLAARDLIEDKNCPTIIYVSRTRKAYLLAERLEKDGFSAKPYHGKMDKQEKTENQDAFLNGDTQIMVATSAFGMGVDKKDVGLVIHYEISDSLENYVQEAGRAGRDENISADCFVLFNEEDLSKHFILLNQTKLSIKEIQQVWKAIKDITRFRSKVSNSALEIARKAGWDEGVKEIETRVTTAIAALEDTGYLKRGQNMPRVFANSILSKNAQEAIDKINASEKFEEKQKEQGVRIIRKLFSSKSRKENSSEAAESRVDYISEHLGIVTGDVINVVNLLREENILADTKDLTAFIKKNR; this comes from the coding sequence ATGAGTGCTGAAAATTCAAAGGGGTTAACTGTAGTGATTTCTCCGCTTCAATCGCTAATGAAAGACCAGGTGGATAACCTCGAAAAGATTGGAATAACCGAGGCAGTAACTATTAACGGATTATTGGATCCTATTGAAAGAGCCAAATCTTTTGAACGGATTGAAAACGGTTCCGCTTCTATCTTATATATTTCGCCCGAATCGTTACGTTCTAAAACTATAGAAAAACTTATACTTGGTCGTAAGGTTGCCCGTTTCGTAATTGATGAAGCCCACTGTTTCTCATCATGGGGGCAGGACTTCAGGGTAGACTATCTGTACATTGGCGATTTTATAAAATTGATTCAGGAAAAGAAAAATCTGGATGATGGTATTCCTGTATCGTGTTTTACCGCCACGGCAAAACAAAAGGTAATTGAAGATATCCGTGACTATTTCAGTGAAAAATTATCGTTGGATCTTGAAGTATTTACATCTAAAGCATCAAGGACTAACCTTCAGTACAAGGTTTTTGAAAAGCAGAATGAAGAAGAAAAATATCTGGCTGCGCGCGATTTAATCGAAGATAAAAACTGCCCTACAATTATCTATGTGTCACGAACCCGAAAAGCATATCTGCTTGCTGAAAGGTTAGAAAAAGACGGCTTTAGTGCCAAACCCTACCACGGCAAAATGGATAAGCAGGAAAAGACTGAGAACCAGGATGCCTTTTTAAATGGCGACACACAGATAATGGTGGCTACCTCCGCGTTTGGTATGGGCGTAGATAAGAAAGATGTAGGTTTGGTCATTCACTATGAAATCTCTGATTCGCTTGAAAATTATGTGCAGGAAGCAGGGCGCGCAGGCAGGGATGAAAACATCTCAGCGGATTGTTTTGTACTTTTTAATGAAGAAGACCTTAGCAAACACTTTATTCTGCTAAACCAAACAAAGCTTTCCATAAAGGAAATACAGCAGGTATGGAAAGCCATAAAGGATATTACAAGATTCCGTTCAAAAGTATCTAATTCAGCTTTAGAGATTGCACGCAAAGCAGGTTGGGACGAAGGTGTTAAAGAAATAGAAACACGTGTCACTACAGCCATTGCTGCCCTTGAAGATACGGGATATTTAAAACGCGGGCAGAATATGCCAAGGGTATTTGCCAATAGTATTTTATCTAAAAACGCGCAGGAAGCCATTGATAAAATAAACGCATCTGAGAAATTCGAAGAAAAGCAGAAAGAGCAGGGAGTACGCATAATAAGGAAGTTGTTTTCCAGTAAAAGCAGGAAAGAGAATAGTAGTGAAGCTGCTGAATCAAGGGTAGATTATATTAGTGAGCATTTAGGCATTGTAACAGGAGATGTTATTAATGTGGTAAACCTATTGCGCGAGGAAAATATATTGGCCGACACCAAAGACCTTACTGCATTTATAAAGAAAAACAGATAA
- a CDS encoding DUF1998 domain-containing protein gives MLYTKDTSDVLYIQPLGNIGTSPNQVISLSYALKRGIEKLFLVEESEIAVSLMGDSEKPNILINEASEGSLGILSQLISDPMKMQEWFRASYEILHFNADTRQETEEGKKLPHATYSDLLSYYNQIYHQQLNRYDIQETLESLMDCKVEIVQGFDNDRDEQYKYLLDTYDKNSGTELKFIKYLYENGYMLPDKAQVNLKDYYVSADFVYKTTFGFTLVFCDGTVHDLAEVNSRDQMINQILNEGAHDVIRWHYKEPIEDLLSRRKDIFRKVK, from the coding sequence ATGCTGTACACTAAGGATACTTCGGATGTTTTATATATACAGCCATTAGGAAATATAGGAACTAGTCCAAATCAAGTTATCTCATTAAGTTACGCTCTAAAAAGGGGGATTGAGAAACTGTTCTTGGTTGAAGAAAGTGAAATTGCAGTAAGCTTGATGGGTGATTCTGAAAAACCAAATATTCTAATTAATGAAGCTTCTGAGGGTTCTTTGGGAATTCTTTCTCAACTAATATCCGACCCGATGAAAATGCAGGAATGGTTCAGGGCTAGCTATGAAATTTTACATTTCAATGCAGATACAAGGCAGGAAACTGAAGAAGGTAAAAAGTTACCTCATGCAACATATAGTGATCTATTAAGTTATTACAATCAAATTTACCACCAACAATTAAATCGATATGATATACAGGAAACACTTGAAAGTTTAATGGATTGTAAGGTTGAAATCGTACAAGGATTCGACAATGACAGAGATGAGCAGTATAAATATCTTCTGGATACTTATGATAAAAATAGTGGTACTGAATTAAAATTCATTAAATATCTTTATGAAAATGGCTACATGCTGCCTGATAAGGCGCAGGTTAATTTAAAAGACTACTACGTTAGTGCGGATTTTGTTTATAAAACTACTTTTGGTTTTACACTGGTGTTTTGTGATGGTACTGTTCATGATTTAGCAGAAGTAAATAGTCGTGATCAGATGATCAATCAAATTCTTAATGAGGGAGCACATGACGTTATACGTTGGCATTATAAAGAGCCAATAGAAGATTTGTTGTCAAGAAGAAAAGATATTTTTAGAAAAGTGAAATAG
- a CDS encoding nucleotidyl transferase AbiEii/AbiGii toxin family protein, protein MKDESVQSRKEYYDWLANNIKIDGIISVERDYDFDDESYYRSGGIRLYYESKKGYVKGLKDGILLEAGFDTVTPNSKISISSWAYDKAEANAKVSVLDNRAFEVASYHPGYTFVEKLQTIATKYRQ, encoded by the coding sequence ATTAAAGATGAAAGTGTTCAGTCACGGAAAGAATATTACGATTGGCTTGCAAATAATATTAAAATCGATGGTATTATTTCGGTAGAGCGGGACTATGATTTTGATGACGAGTCTTATTATCGTAGCGGCGGCATCAGGTTATACTATGAGTCAAAAAAAGGTTATGTAAAAGGCCTAAAAGATGGTATTTTGCTTGAAGCTGGCTTTGATACGGTAACACCTAATTCAAAAATCTCAATAAGTTCTTGGGCATACGACAAGGCTGAAGCCAATGCAAAAGTTTCTGTTCTCGACAATAGAGCATTTGAGGTCGCCTCTTATCATCCTGGTTATACTTTTGTTGAAAAATTACAAACAATTGCGACAAAATACAGGCAGTAA
- the tsaE gene encoding tRNA (adenosine(37)-N6)-threonylcarbamoyltransferase complex ATPase subunit type 1 TsaE → MEITFSLEEIDSAAKQILSHNVKKTMLFHAGMGVGKTTLIKAIARQLGVTSMTSSPTFSLVNEYETEAGDTLYHFDLYRLNSETEAYDMGLDEYFYSGNLCLIEWPEKTPNLIPLDHTSITIKQLPDGKRHLTVK, encoded by the coding sequence ATGGAAATCACATTCTCACTAGAGGAGATAGACAGTGCAGCAAAACAGATACTGTCACATAACGTAAAGAAAACCATGCTTTTTCATGCAGGCATGGGTGTTGGCAAAACAACGCTAATCAAGGCAATAGCAAGGCAGCTTGGCGTTACCTCAATGACATCAAGCCCGACTTTTTCGCTTGTGAACGAATACGAAACCGAGGCAGGTGATACGCTGTACCATTTTGATCTGTATCGGTTAAACAGTGAAACAGAGGCTTATGATATGGGGCTTGACGAATACTTCTATTCCGGAAATTTATGCCTTATAGAATGGCCCGAGAAAACGCCCAACCTTATCCCGCTTGACCATACCTCTATAACCATAAAACAGTTACCCGACGGCAAGAGGCATCTTACTGTAAAATAG